The following is a genomic window from Candidatus Omnitrophota bacterium.
TATTGCCGCTTAAAAGAAGACGCCCCTTTTATGTCGCGGCACAGTATTATATCCCTGCCCATATGGATAAGATCGTCTATCTCCTTCCTCGGCGTGCCGTAGAGCCCGTCCAGAAACTTTGTCCATTCAAGCAGCTCCCCCTTCTTTATTTTCCCGCGAAACTCCTCCTCACTGATAAAAAGGTAATCCGCGCCGTCCTGTTCGTTATGCCTGGGAGGGCGGCTGGTAAAAGACAGGGGCCTGGCCAGCTTTTTAGGCAGGCCCGCCTTCAGGGCGTTATCTACCAGGGTTGTCTTGCCGGAGCCGGAAGGTCCTGAAACTATGAA
Proteins encoded in this region:
- the gmk gene encoding guanylate kinase, which translates into the protein MIFIVSGPSGSGKTTLVDNALKAGLPKKLARPLSFTSRPPRHNEQDGADYLFISEEEFRGKIKKGELLEWTKFLDGLYGTPRKEIDDLIHMGRDIILCRDIKGASSFKRQYPAATVTIFIVPPSIGELENRITKRSHKTTRPEVLKRLKEARRELKFSGRYDHVIENANIDLATRQLLDIIKSYQSRGKKG